A stretch of the Arachis stenosperma cultivar V10309 chromosome 6, arast.V10309.gnm1.PFL2, whole genome shotgun sequence genome encodes the following:
- the LOC130936153 gene encoding acyltransferase GLAUCE isoform X1 — MGNSCQETPPLLLQDLKVTIHQASMIFPSKETHNNKNNNNNNNNKSLFLSNIDKVLNFDVETVHFFVANKDYPSSKVAQKLKDALEDALVAYEFLGGRMKMNSETGRLEIICNGEGAGFVVASCDYRLDEIGDLAFPNPAFAQFVHKSKDFLKHGDSPLCVAQKLGSRKISLTIKFEEITSCKCGGFVIGFTTSHTTFDGLSFKTFLDNLAALASNKRMPVIPFHDRHLLAARSPPRVTFPHPEMLDLGEFPTSAEAGVFEASSEELHFKVFHLTTDNINRLKEKAKDSNVNSRVTGFNVVTALVWRCKALSFSPPDPNRSSTILYAVDIRSRLSPPLPKSYAGNAVLTAYATAKCEVLEKGSFAKLVEMVSEGAKRMNDEYARSIIDWGELHNGFPSGEVLVSSWWRLGFEEVEYPWGKPRYCCPVVYHRKDIILLFPPIGGSEGSDNGINIIVALPPKEMEKFKNFFYEFLI, encoded by the exons ATGGGAAACTCTTGCCAAGAAACTCCACCACTACTTCTCCAAGACCTAAAAGTAACAATCCACCAAGCTTCAATGATTTTTCCCTCCAAAGAAACACATAACAATAagaataacaacaataataacaataacaagtCTTTGTTCTTATCAAACATAGACAAAGTCCTAAACTTCGACGTGGAAACGGTTCATTTTTTCGTGGCAAACAAGGATTATCCGTCGTCCAAGGTTGCGCAGAAGCTCAAGGACGCCCTGGAGGACGCCCTTGTAGCTTACGAGTTCTTGGGAGGGAGAATGAAGATGAACTCCGAGACCGGAAGGTTAGAGATAATTTGCAATGGGGAAGGTGCTGGGTTTGTTGTGGCTTCTTGTGATTATAGATTGGATGAGATTGGAGACTTGGCTTTTCCAAACCCAGCATTTGCACAATTTGTTCATAAGTCTAAGGATTTCCTCAAACATGGTGATTCTCCACTATGTGTTGCCCAG AAGTTAGGTAGCCGAAAAATCAGCTTGACAATAAAGTTTGAGGAG ATAACATCATGCAAGTGTGGGGGATTCGTAATTGGCTTCACCACAAGCCACACAACCTTTGATGGTCTCAGCTTCAAAACTTTCTTAGACAACCTTGCCGCGTTGGCTTCCAACAAACGAATGCCTGTGATCCCCTTCCATGACAGGCACCTCCTTGCCGCACGATCTCCACCACGTGTCACCTTTCCACATCCCGAGATGCTTGACCTTGGAGAATTCCCCACAAGCGCCGAAGCTGGCGTCTTCGAAGCTTCCTCCGAGGAACTCCACTTCAAAGTCTTCCATTTAACCACTGATAACATCAACCGCCTCAAGGAGAAAGCCAAGGATAGTAATGTAAATTCCCGTGTCACCGGCTTTAACGTTGTTACTGCGCTTGTCTGGAGGTGCAAAGCTCTATCCTTTTCGCCGCCGGATCCTAATAGGTCGTCCACCATACTCTATGCCGTTGATATTCGGTCAAGGCTGAGCCCTCCATTGCCAAAATCCTACGCGGGTAACGCGGTTCTAACCGCTTACGCAACGGCAAAATGCGAGGTACTAGAGAAGGGGTCGTTTGCGAAGTTGGTGGAGATGGTAAGTGAGGGTGCAAAGAGAATGAATGATGAGTATGCGAGGTCTATTATAGATTGGGGAGAGTTGCACAATGGATTTCCAAGTGGAGAAGTTTTGGTGTCTTCATGGTGGAGATTAGGATTTGAAGAGGTGGAGTATCCTTGGGGTAAGCCAAGGTATTGTTGTCCCGTGGTTTACCATAGAAAGGACATTATACTATTATTTCCTCCTATTGGTGGCAGCGAAGGCAGTGATAATGGGATTAATATTATAGTGGCACTTCCTCCTAAGGAAATGGAGAAATTCAAGAATTTCTTCTATGAATTCTTGATATGA
- the LOC130936153 gene encoding acyltransferase GLAUCE isoform X2 — MGNSCQETPPLLLQDLKVTIHQASMIFPSKETHNNKNNNNNNNNKSLFLSNIDKVLNFDVETVHFFVANKDYPSSKVAQKLKDALEDALVAYEFLGGRMKMNSETGRLEIICNGEGAGFVVASCDYRLDEIGDLAFPNPAFAQFVHKSKDFLKHGDSPLCVAQITSCKCGGFVIGFTTSHTTFDGLSFKTFLDNLAALASNKRMPVIPFHDRHLLAARSPPRVTFPHPEMLDLGEFPTSAEAGVFEASSEELHFKVFHLTTDNINRLKEKAKDSNVNSRVTGFNVVTALVWRCKALSFSPPDPNRSSTILYAVDIRSRLSPPLPKSYAGNAVLTAYATAKCEVLEKGSFAKLVEMVSEGAKRMNDEYARSIIDWGELHNGFPSGEVLVSSWWRLGFEEVEYPWGKPRYCCPVVYHRKDIILLFPPIGGSEGSDNGINIIVALPPKEMEKFKNFFYEFLI; from the exons ATGGGAAACTCTTGCCAAGAAACTCCACCACTACTTCTCCAAGACCTAAAAGTAACAATCCACCAAGCTTCAATGATTTTTCCCTCCAAAGAAACACATAACAATAagaataacaacaataataacaataacaagtCTTTGTTCTTATCAAACATAGACAAAGTCCTAAACTTCGACGTGGAAACGGTTCATTTTTTCGTGGCAAACAAGGATTATCCGTCGTCCAAGGTTGCGCAGAAGCTCAAGGACGCCCTGGAGGACGCCCTTGTAGCTTACGAGTTCTTGGGAGGGAGAATGAAGATGAACTCCGAGACCGGAAGGTTAGAGATAATTTGCAATGGGGAAGGTGCTGGGTTTGTTGTGGCTTCTTGTGATTATAGATTGGATGAGATTGGAGACTTGGCTTTTCCAAACCCAGCATTTGCACAATTTGTTCATAAGTCTAAGGATTTCCTCAAACATGGTGATTCTCCACTATGTGTTGCCCAG ATAACATCATGCAAGTGTGGGGGATTCGTAATTGGCTTCACCACAAGCCACACAACCTTTGATGGTCTCAGCTTCAAAACTTTCTTAGACAACCTTGCCGCGTTGGCTTCCAACAAACGAATGCCTGTGATCCCCTTCCATGACAGGCACCTCCTTGCCGCACGATCTCCACCACGTGTCACCTTTCCACATCCCGAGATGCTTGACCTTGGAGAATTCCCCACAAGCGCCGAAGCTGGCGTCTTCGAAGCTTCCTCCGAGGAACTCCACTTCAAAGTCTTCCATTTAACCACTGATAACATCAACCGCCTCAAGGAGAAAGCCAAGGATAGTAATGTAAATTCCCGTGTCACCGGCTTTAACGTTGTTACTGCGCTTGTCTGGAGGTGCAAAGCTCTATCCTTTTCGCCGCCGGATCCTAATAGGTCGTCCACCATACTCTATGCCGTTGATATTCGGTCAAGGCTGAGCCCTCCATTGCCAAAATCCTACGCGGGTAACGCGGTTCTAACCGCTTACGCAACGGCAAAATGCGAGGTACTAGAGAAGGGGTCGTTTGCGAAGTTGGTGGAGATGGTAAGTGAGGGTGCAAAGAGAATGAATGATGAGTATGCGAGGTCTATTATAGATTGGGGAGAGTTGCACAATGGATTTCCAAGTGGAGAAGTTTTGGTGTCTTCATGGTGGAGATTAGGATTTGAAGAGGTGGAGTATCCTTGGGGTAAGCCAAGGTATTGTTGTCCCGTGGTTTACCATAGAAAGGACATTATACTATTATTTCCTCCTATTGGTGGCAGCGAAGGCAGTGATAATGGGATTAATATTATAGTGGCACTTCCTCCTAAGGAAATGGAGAAATTCAAGAATTTCTTCTATGAATTCTTGATATGA
- the LOC130934502 gene encoding uncharacterized protein LOC130934502, translating into MAARGRGRGRRGVNPIEEPTRGADAFIAAMNTMAEAVRETATATRRAIDRLGERNGDRNGGRNGERGGDGNDNEGAGNHDNPMTLATFLKVNPPKFKGTLVATEADNWFRGIEKSLRAQHVPERQYVEFATYMLEGEAEHWWHGVQRLLRQVVEEIDWDTFKEEFYKNYFPRTVRDAKEIELMQLTQGNMSVAEYTRKFEDLCRFSKICQGNPDDFEEWKCLKYEGGLRDELMHSLVPLKIRNFAELVNESQLMEDCEHKMAASRMGHPNLPPRNFNNFHTHAVQQKVDFKVPGVPMRGNQQVRNFATRSTTGNGNRPRQDTGKQPQQQSQEGPTCRQCGKNHPGRPCYLGLRVCYNCGEPGHITSNCPEKLVQGIAKSQQPGRVFTVTAEDARTQTP; encoded by the coding sequence ATGGCTGCACGGGGACGAGGACGTGGTAGGCGTGGTGTGAATCCTATAGAGGAACCGACGAGGGGTGCGGATGCTTTTATAGCTGCGATGAACACCATGGCTGAGGCTGTGCGTGAAACGGCAACTGCTACTAGGCGAGCAATTGACCGTTTAGGGGAGAGGAACGGAGATCGTAACGGAGGACGCAATGGTGAGCGTGGTGGAGATGGTAATGATAATGAAGGTGCCGGAAATCACGATAACCCTATGACACTGGCAACCTTTCTGAAGGTAAATCCGCCCAAGTTTAAGGGGACGCTTGTTGCAACTGAAGCTGACAATTGGTTCCGTGGTATCGAGAAGTCATTGCGAGCGCAACATGTACCAGAAAGACAGTACGTGGAATTTGCGACCTATATGCTGGAGGGAGAAGCTGAACACTGGTGGCATGGAGTGCAACGCTTGTTAAGGCAGGTGGTGGAAGAGATTGACTGGGATACTTTTAAGGAggaattttacaaaaattatttcCCTAGAACTGTTCGTGATGCTAAAGAAATAGAATTGATGCAGTTGACGCAGGGGAATATGTCAGTGGCAGAATATACTCGAAAATTTGAGGATTTGTGCCGATTCTCTAAGATCTGTCAGGGAAACCCAGATGATTTTGAAGAATGGAAGTGTTTAAAGTACGAAGGAGGACTTCGCGACGAGCTGATGCATTCATTAGTCCCGTTGAAGATACGGAATTTCGCAGAGCTTGTCAATGAGAGTCAGCTGATGGAAGATTGTGAACATAAGATGGCAGCGTCAAGGATGGGACATCCAAACTTACCGCCAAGAAACTTTAATAATTTTCATACGCATGCGGTACAGCAGAAAGTTGATTTTAAGGTACCAGGAGTACCTATGCGAGGGAACCAACAAGTTAGAAACTTCGCTACGCGCTCTACAACTGGGAATGGAAATAGGCCAAGACAGGATACGGGTAAGCAACCTCAACAGCAGAGTCAGGAGGGCCCAACGTGTAGGCAATGTGGAAAGAATCACCCTGGTAGGCCTTGTTATCTTGGACTGAGAGTCTGCTACAACTGTGGTGAACCGGGGCATATAACAAGCAATTGTCCAGAAAAGTTGGTACAAGGAATAGCTAAATCGCAACAGCCAGGGAGGGTATTTACCGTGACTGCTGAAGATGCTCGTACTCAGACTCCCTGA